The DNA segment CATTATGCGAATGGGAAGAATGTTAACTGCAAATCCATCATCTATCAAGATTTTGTTTATCCTCCACTCGAGCACATAACCCACCATAAACAAAGGGCGATTGTGTGGTGTCTCACCAAGTAGGAGATCGTCTTCAgtgaaggtgatttttgcattacAAACATTTGCTTCTTGGAAGGAGGGCTCAACAAGACTATTAGACAGTGATAGAGAGAGTGTTAACTTGACTTCATTCTTTTCCACTTCTTCTTTATCAACATTACAACACAACGCCTTGTTATCATCGGGTGGCATGTATTTTGGTGATGGTGGGTCTCTATCTCCACCTTCTTTGGGTTCTTAACCATTTGTAGCTTCTTTAGTCTTCTCACCATCTTATTCCTCATAGGTTGCTTCGTTGATCCTTTTTGCAGACTTAATTTACGGAGTATTCGACGAGTTACCAGGGTCTATCCTTCTTCATCAAGTTGATCAACTCAGACTTTGTCATCCTCCAACAATTCTTCATCTTCATTCCCTTCACAAGTGCATATCTCAATCGGATTGAATGAGCCAAAGGTAGTGGACACATGGTTTATGCTTGCCTTTTTGTCTTCGAGCTCGATCTTCTTTTGACGAGCCAAATCCATAACTTTATCCTTGAAAACAAAGCACTTCTCAAGAGGATGACCTACAAGCCGATGGTATTTGCAATAATTTGGGTCATTGCTTTTTCCAGCTTCATCTGGTCGCTTCATCTCTGGCAGCTCAATAAgctttaactcgaggagttcttcaaaTATTGCAGGCACATCAGAGTCTAGAAATGGGTACTCCTTTTCTTGCATCTCTTTGAGAGTCAACTTCTGATTTGCATTATCTTGAGAGGAAGTTGTTTTCATACTCTGTTTCTTGCTCACCTTGGTAGTAAACTTCAAAGGAGAGGCATTGACGTTCATGTATTCTTTGCTTTCATTCTTGGGTACGAACTTGCTCCATTTCTTGACTTCTTGCTTATCCCTTCCCTTGCGAGGTTCGTAGATGGGTAGCCCTTCATTTCCCGCAGAAGCCATGCTCAACTCCATATCATGAGCGCGGGtggcaagttcttcaaatgtccTGGGCTTAATTCCTTGCAAGATGTAATGAAGTCCCCAATGCAttccttggatgcacatctctatgctaGAAGCTTCGCTTAGCCTATCTTTGCAGTtaaggcttgcattcctccatcGATTGATAAAGTCAATAACTGGTTCATCTTTTCGTTGGTGAGTGTTCGTAAGTTCCACCATGCTCACAGTATGCCTCGTGCTATAAACGCGATTGAGAAACTCTTGCTCCAATTGGTCCCAACTATCAATGGATCCAGCCTCGAGGCCAGTGTACCAATCAAAAGCATTCCATATTAGTGAGCGAACAAACTGCTTGAcaaggtaatctccataagtccctgCATTGTTGCATGTCTCAACAAAGTGCGCGACATGTTGCTTTGGATTTCCCGTGCTGCCGAACTGATGAAATTAGGGAGGTTGATAGCCGGCATGCATCTTCAAGTTGTCGATTCTTGCACTATACGGCTTTGCATACGTGAGAGAAGACTTTGAAGTGACCTCATACTTATCCTTGATAGTTCCCATAATGAATTCCTTCAATTATTCTATGGGAATTGATCCTTCGGAGGAGACATGAAGTTCTTTGGCGGATGACACTTGTTTTATTGGAGGATCAGCCTTCTCGTGGACTTCAGGAAGCTTTCCAAGTGCATGACTTGATTCTCCATCCATCATGCTTTCAACTATGCCTGTCAATTTTGCGATACAAACATCTTGATCTTGAGCATACTTTGTTAAGCCATCAATCGCCTTTGTCAGGTTTGCGAGTTGCTCCTCTATTGTCGAAGTGTTAGTCATCATTGTCTCCATGATTATTGCAGATAATGAAGAATAACCGAGACCTTCCCACAGATTGAACTCAGTTTGGAACATGTCATGTGGCGAGATTGGCGTGGAGCCAACACTTAAGACTTCATCATTAGTTTGGGTAAGCTGACTCTTGGTATTGTATAAAGTAAGTTGAGCAAGAGATTTCTCCACAACTTCTGCAATATTATCTCCTCTCTCTAACTTGCTAGCAGAGGACCTTTCTTCTTCGGATGATGAAGATCTCAAAGCATGCATTGGTGCAGACGACGTGCATGTTGTCCGAAGACGCTCACCTTGCTCCGGGTGATTGGCCCAAGACTCCCCATAGTAACGTTCAGGATACTTTCAACGTCAGAAGAAAACTTGGAGTCAACAACTTTTGAGTCGATCTTCTTTGAAGCCATCTTAGTGATCTTGAATGTTGAGAGTTGAgaagagatgagaggtagagatagtcccactgggcgtgccaaaaTTTGTAACAACTAAATTTCGTTCttgaaaaataataatcaagacaAGAAGTATAGCGACAAATATTATATTCAATTTTAAGTGATGGGGTTACAATCTCTAAAATATCTCTAGATCTAAAGAGATGTAGTCCTCTAATTCTTCTACTCATGGACGATGGTTCAAGAGTTTGGgagcttgatcttgaacttgACAGATTTTAGATATGTAGTACATCACGAACAATTTTAAGGTCGTCACGAACCAGGATTTGGTGTTGGGTAATCACGAATGGAAGATTTGAAGCCGCCCGCCTATGATTTGAGTTCGCCTTTGGAACTTGACTACAGACGATGATTGCAGCTATAGATGGAGACCTTGATGCTATTCTTTAGAGCTTCTTTAGCCTTTCCTTCTGCTTACTTACTTGTCTTTTAGCCTTCTCCCTTGACCCCTTTATATAGGTGTGGGGTGGAGTAATATCCAAAAAAATCCTAGTGGATCATTGGTCTTGAGGCTTATGGGCCGGTCCATTTGATAGAAGACCAACTGACAGGCTAGCCCAATAATACATTGGACTtttatttaaatcaatttattttagaTTTAAATAATCAACCCGATTATACTAGCCCATAGTATAATTTGGACTAATATATATTTAGTATTTGATAAAATCCAAATTACTTATGGATtcaaatttaataaaattttaattgtctACAGTCTCTTTCCCTTATAATTTTGTAGGATTTAGGAATAGTGGCATTAACAAAAGGATGTGATGATGCCTAACCTATTTGTTAGACAAACCAACATTTAATAACAATAATAGAATCCAATTATTAAGTCACTAACAAAGTTATGATATAGATATGAAAGCCGAACAAGCCTCAAAATAGCATCATGATATACATAAGTCTCAGACATGATCTAAACATAACCACAATTATCTCACAACATcctaaaacccggtgtcacaataCTACACGCATCTAACAAAAGGAAACAGTCTCAACTGAATAATAACATTTGTCTGAAAAAGAAGAAGGTAGAAATAGATAAGTAGGGAAGAGAGACTCCATGTGTAGCAGAACGAATAAAGTAAACCAGATCACCACGAAGCCTCCAATAGATACTCTTATTCTGTTGGATGGATACCACTATTTCCTGCCTCAGAATATGCACAAAAATAtgtaaaagtgtagtatgagtaaaaaatcacagtactcagtaagtataAAGTCTAGCCTTAAAGATGTAATGGTGAGGATTAATATCGATACTTACTATCAATCAAATAAACAGGTGAGAGAAtaaataaaatatgaagtaaagcATGGTATCATCAACTATGTACAAAGTCTAGAGATACAATACATATGGAATTTAGGCATGCTTCACATATATAGGAGATCAAACCAGGTGTCAAATACCTCAATCCTCGCCTAATTGTTTTTGTAAATCCACTAATATTTATATAAAAGTCACTGTATAAGTCTAAGATTCATAAGTAGGCATGGTCAGGATCCCTTCTCATACTTCACATCACAAATTCATGAGCATAACACACGCCACGTGTCCAAACCAAGCACCAAATCTGAGTGCTTATGCTCACAGGTCCCAAAGTAACATGTGTAATCACTTGACTCCGAAGGGACGAATCCATATTAAGAGTTGATTATTTTACAATCATTAATCAATTTCCAATAATCAGTATCAGCTCATAGTTACTTTAGTATGAAAATTCTCAATTCTTCGCAATATCTAACTCTCCAactcatgcatatgtgtataaaataattaattaagaaGTACCAGCACATTATAATAGAGATGTAGATAAAAGCTCACACGGCTAAAAGATGGCTATGAGTATTCATGTAGTATAATTTATCACAACATTTCAATATGCTATTTTGCATTTAAAAGTCTAATCATAACATTTAGCAGGAGTAAATTAAACCATTTCACCATCAATTTGAGTTAAATAAGACAAGTGTACTTAATAAGAAATCTCAACATgccaaaataattttttgtaccCAATTTAACAAGTCATAACCTTAAGCAAGCTTCTAAATCATAATTATGAGTCATCACGTAGTCATACAATTAATGGAACATGGACGATAAAGTCACATAGTCCAAACAAGGCATATCATAATCCAAAATTCTATCAGATATGTTTGTAACCTAGGTACGCATATACGCTCATCACGTCGCATATAAGTTACTCCTAAATTAAGCAACAAGTAGAAAATAGATCATCTATGAGGAGAATTTCCTCTTACAAAGATAGACAAGAGACACACCTCTTCCAGTCTAGCTTAAGACTTTCCTTTCAAATAAAACTCCAAACGACTCAAATCTAGTAAATTATTACATAAACGAGTCAATACAAGCTTTAGGAATTGATTCCATTGtaaaaagattcaatctttaacccaaatcaaaagtcaacaaaaatcaatCTCGAGTCTCAAGCCTGAAATCCAAAATTGATCATACATATAGTTCATCCATAACCCCATGATTTTAAATATATGATTAGATTCCAAATCGGGTTCCAATTTCATAATCAAAACCTCCAAAACCCCTCTCTTAAGTTGATACCAAAAACAATAATTTTTACACTTTAAATACTTGATTTAGGGATTAAAAATCCATGTATTTTCTTGGAATACAATCACAAAtgagtagaaatcacttactctCTTATCTTGTATGAAAAAATCCTTGATAAATTGCCCATCTCCAAGTCTAGGATTTAAAATATGAGAGAATGAACAAAAAATCCTGAAAACCACATTTATATAGTCTGTCTAGTTATGACCTTGGTAAATACAACTactccctcgcgttcgcgaaataCAATCTGCCTCAGCCCACAAATACCCCTTTGAAAATGCGATAGGAGTAGCGGGAACGCAAAGGCCATCCGCCCCGCCTCTTTCAAAACAACAAATAAAATCAAGAATCGAAGATCACATCCTTTCTTTTAACTTTCAAACATTCCAACTTCATTGTATGC comes from the Nicotiana sylvestris chromosome 4, ASM39365v2, whole genome shotgun sequence genome and includes:
- the LOC138889669 gene encoding uncharacterized protein — protein: MHALRSSSSEEERSSASKLERGDNIAEVVEKSLAQLTLYNTKSQLTQTNDEVLSVGSTPISPHDMFQTEFNLWEGLGYSSLSAIIMETMMTNTSTIEEQLANLTKAIDGLTKYAQDQDVCIAKLTGIVESMMDGESSHALGKLPEVHEKADPPIKQVSSAKELHFGSTGNPKQHVAHFVETCNNAGTYGDYLVKQFVRSLIWNAFDWYTGLEAGSIDSWDQLEQEFLNRVYSTRHTVSMVELTNTHQRKDEPVIDFINRWRNASLNCKDRLSEASSIEMCIQGMHWGLHYILQGIKPRTFEELATRAHDMELSMASAGNEGLPIYEPRKGRDKQEVKKWSKFVPKNESKEYMNVNASPLKFTTKVSKKQSMKTTSSQDNANQKLTLKEMQEKEYPFLDSDVPAIFEELLELKLIELPEMKRPDEAGKSNDPNYCKYHRLVGHPLEKCFVFKDKVMDLARQKKIELEDKKASINHVSTTFGSFNPIEICTCEGNEDEELLEDDKV